In the Silvanigrella aquatica genome, ACCAGGTTGCCAAAACTTGGATAACGACGTTCTAAATAATAGTCGCGTTCATTTTCAGGAATTTGCGATGGTATACGGGTATCTCCTGAGTTTTTAGGTACCCAGCATCGTCCATCATTACGTAAAGATTCGGACATCAGTGTTAACTTAGATTGATGATCGCCTGAAACAGGAATACAGGTTGGGTGAATTTGCGTGTAGCATGGGTTTGCAAACAAAGCGCCTTTTTTATGCGCACGCCAAATAGCAGATGTATTTGATGCTTTTGCATTTGTTGAAAGATAAAACACATTGCCATAGCCCCCTGTTGCAATAACAACAGCATCGGCATGATGCGCTTCCAATTCTCCTGTCATTAAATTTCTTACGATAATGCCACGTGCATGGCCATCAATAATAACAAGCTCAACCATTTCACGACGGGGATACATTTCAACATTGCCATCGGAGACTTGACGCATCATAGCCTGATAAGCACCAATTAACAATTGTTGTCCTGTTTGACCACGTGCATAAAATGTACGAGAAACCTGCGTCCCACCAAAAGAACGTGTATCGAGAAGGCCTCCGTATTCTCGTGCAAAGGGAACACCTAACGCAACACAGTGATCAATAATACGCACAGATGTTTCTGCTAAACGATAGACATTCGATTCCCGTGCACGGTAATCTCCACCTTTAATGGTTTCATAAAATAAACGATAAATGGAGTCGCCATCATTTTTATAATTTTTCGCGGCATTAATACCACCTTGAGCTGCAATAGAGTGAGCTCTCCGAGGCGAATCATGAATAAAAAAACTCTTTACATGGTAACCCATTTCACCTAACGAGGCTGCTGCAGATGCCCCTGCAAGTCCAGTTCCCACAATAATGATAGAATGTTTTCTTCTGTTGGCTGGATTCACAAGTTTTGAAGAAAAACGATGATTAGTCCATCTATCTTCAATAGGTCCGCTTGGTGATTTTGAATCAAAATTAAATGTCATATTTTGTTACCTTGCAAGAAATATATAAAGTGGTTGAGAAAAGAAACCCGCCGAAACAATAACTGCGTAGGTATAGCCAAAATATTTTAAAAACTTATTATAACGAGGATGACTGATACCGAGCGATTGAAAAATAGATTGTACACCGTGATAAAGGTGCATACCAATTAAAACCATAACGACACAGTAACCACCAACGTATACAGGATCGTGGAATTTTTCGACAACGAGTTTATATATATCGCGCATTTGAATACCATCATAGGTAACAAAATATTCGGGTCCCCATTTAAATGTAATTAAATGGAAAATAACAAATGCAAGAACGATAGATCCCGTATAAATCATTGTACGCGATGTTATGGAAGCTGATTTTTCTTTAACCGGAGTTACAGCATAGAACTTTGGCTTTGTTCGTGCATTTCGAATAACTAAACTAAAACCTGTAAAAGCGTGAAGAAGCAAAATTCCTACTAAAAAAGCTTCTATTAAATAAATAGCAGGATTTGAAGTGAGAGCATGACTATATTTATTATAAGCTTCAGCTCCAATAAAAATAAGTAAGTTTCCAATCATATGAACCATAACAAATAAAGACCATACAATGGCGGTAATTGCCATAAAGTATTTCTTACCAATGGTGCTCGTTAAAAAACCAGAATTTGCCGGCATAGAGCAATTCTCCTAAAAAAAGACCAAGAAAACAAAGACGACCTTATACACATTTTGAGCATAGGGTTCATCCTGTCAAACATTTCAGAATAATACCCAGTCTTAATAAATTGCAAGTCCTGCAAGTAGATCGCACTTGGCTAAAAAGATAACCGTAATCAAACAAATGAGTCGTTTTTATCAATTATTATTCTTATCTTTGTTTTATTAAATCATACAATAATATTAATTTTTTGCTCGGAAAGAGTTGCCGTATTAAGATTTGTTACAGAAAATTGATGTACATTTTTGAGTGGTTTTACCCTATCATATTGAAGGATATTTTTTCTAAAATGAGAACAGTTATCAATATAAATTTTTTTAATTACTATTTAAAAAAAATTTATGGAATTCCAAAATCACCTGTGGTGAAATATTATCGGGTCGCGTTTCTTCTGTCACTCCCAGTGAATTTGCCAATTTCCAAAAACGCCCTATGTTACCTTCTTGTTTTTTTTCTAAATCACTTAATTGAGCTGCGAGTGCACGACGTAACATTTTTCTTCGCGCGCTAAATAAAACCGCTGTAAAACGACCAAATGCGTTATCTTCATCTTGTGAAGAAAAAGAAAAATTTTTAGGAGTTAATTTTACAATGGCAGAGTCTACTTTTGGTTTTGGCACGAAACAGCTTGCTGGAACTTCAAATAATTTTTGCACATCAAAAAAAAGCTGTATGCGCACAGTAAGTCTACCGTAATCTTTAGTTCCCGGTTTCGCATTTAATCTATCGGCTACTTCATTTTGTAGCATAAAAACACCATGAGTGTAATATTCTTGAAATTTACAAAACCAAAATAAAATATCACTGGAAATATAATATGGTAAATTTCCTACACATACACATTTATTTAATTTCGAAATATGAGAATCACTTTGCGGAGACCATTTTAAAATATCAGTTTGAATCACTTGAATTTTATTTTCATTATTTTTTACTAATGTTTCATTCAAACCGTCAACAGCTCGTTGATCTTTTTCAAGTGCAAGAATTTGAATTCCTTTATTCAATAAAGGTTGTGTTAAAGAACCAGATCCAGGACCAATTTCATGTAAATACTTAGGCTTTCCATTATAAAATAAAGAATTGATAGATGTCGCTATTTTTTCAATAATATGTTGATCATTTAAAAAATTTTGACCCAATGACTTTTTCGCCTGAAGATGAAAGACTTGATTGGGATTTTCTTTAAAAACTTTATTCCTCATAAATTTCCTGTAAGATTAGAGTAATTCTATAACGGCACCATGAAATGAAATGCTAGAAGGAGATAGATGTGTCAAGTCATTCCCTCATTCTTTATGAATGCCCCGAAACACGCTCAGACAGAGTAAAGTTTTTACTTGAAGAAATAGCCCTTCCCTACGAGAAAAAAACCCTCCAACTATCAAAGGGTGAACATAAATCGGGTGAATATCTTGCCATAAACCCTATAGGATCTGTACCTTTCCTCATTGATAAAGACGCGGGAATATCCTTATCGGAATCAGGAGCAATCTGCCATTATCTTGCTAAAAACTTTAAACACAACCTC is a window encoding:
- a CDS encoding succinate dehydrogenase cytochrome b subunit; protein product: MPANSGFLTSTIGKKYFMAITAIVWSLFVMVHMIGNLLIFIGAEAYNKYSHALTSNPAIYLIEAFLVGILLLHAFTGFSLVIRNARTKPKFYAVTPVKEKSASITSRTMIYTGSIVLAFVIFHLITFKWGPEYFVTYDGIQMRDIYKLVVEKFHDPVYVGGYCVVMVLIGMHLYHGVQSIFQSLGISHPRYNKFLKYFGYTYAVIVSAGFFSQPLYIFLAR
- the rsmA gene encoding 16S rRNA (adenine(1518)-N(6)/adenine(1519)-N(6))-dimethyltransferase RsmA, with amino-acid sequence MRNKVFKENPNQVFHLQAKKSLGQNFLNDQHIIEKIATSINSLFYNGKPKYLHEIGPGSGSLTQPLLNKGIQILALEKDQRAVDGLNETLVKNNENKIQVIQTDILKWSPQSDSHISKLNKCVCVGNLPYYISSDILFWFCKFQEYYTHGVFMLQNEVADRLNAKPGTKDYGRLTVRIQLFFDVQKLFEVPASCFVPKPKVDSAIVKLTPKNFSFSSQDEDNAFGRFTAVLFSARRKMLRRALAAQLSDLEKKQEGNIGRFWKLANSLGVTEETRPDNISPQVILEFHKFFLNSN
- a CDS encoding fumarate reductase/succinate dehydrogenase flavoprotein subunit, which translates into the protein MTFNFDSKSPSGPIEDRWTNHRFSSKLVNPANRRKHSIIIVGTGLAGASAAASLGEMGYHVKSFFIHDSPRRAHSIAAQGGINAAKNYKNDGDSIYRLFYETIKGGDYRARESNVYRLAETSVRIIDHCVALGVPFAREYGGLLDTRSFGGTQVSRTFYARGQTGQQLLIGAYQAMMRQVSDGNVEMYPRREMVELVIIDGHARGIIVRNLMTGELEAHHADAVVIATGGYGNVFYLSTNAKASNTSAIWRAHKKGALFANPCYTQIHPTCIPVSGDHQSKLTLMSESLRNDGRCWVPKNSGDTRIPSQIPENERDYYLERRYPSFGNLVPRDVASRAAKMECDSGHGVGPSKLAVFLDFQDSIHRLGEDKIREKYGNLFQMYEKITGENPYKNPMRIYPAVHYTMGGLWVDYNLQSTIPGLHVLGEANFSDHGANRLGASALMQGLADGYFVIPTTITNYIGGTTLPKVTINNPEFKEAMDVAKSRVQKIISIKGNKTADQFHRELGHVIWDYCGMARNKEGLEKALKMIPKIKEDFWNNIAIPGTGAELNQELEKAGRVADFIELGELMCLDALSREESCGGHFREEHQTPDNEAKRDDENFSHVAAWEFKGEDKKPERHVEQLNFEYCHPTQRSYK